In a genomic window of Pelodiscus sinensis isolate JC-2024 chromosome 32, ASM4963464v1, whole genome shotgun sequence:
- the LOC102455716 gene encoding C-type lectin domain family 2 member D-like, translated as MGPEAEGDAESKVPLQEHEPRGNCNKRTVAPGVTLGVVFLGLLVTVIALAVLLSGRSPAVQGPACPDTWVGYQGKCFYFSEGEGNWTYSRSRCSALGASLAGIDNKQEMVRDSSHWPGLGSALRGRSRPEPRLGFQRDPGQLWKWANGTKFNNWFRIGGDGDCAYLNEKKVSSLRCASEGHWICSKPDALTAAKETPVGRGS; from the exons atggggccagaagcagagGGAGATGCTGAGAGCAAAGTGCCACTGCAGGAGCATG AGCCTCGCGGTAACTGCAACAAGCGAACAGTCGCCCCCGGAGTCACCCTTGGAGTTGTGTTCTTAGGTCTCCTTGTCACTGTTATTGCCCTGGCAG TGTTGTTATCTGGCCGCTCTccagctgtgcagggccccgcgtGCCCGGACACCTGGGTGGGCTACCAGGGGAAATGCTTCTATTTCTCCGAGGGGGAAGGGAACTGGACCTACAGCCGGAgccgctgctctgccctgggggctTCCCTGGCTGGGATCGACAACAAGCAGGAAATGGTGAGAGACTCATCACActggccaggcctgggctctgccctgcGTGGGAGGAGCAGGCCAGAGCCCAGA CTCGGCTTCCAGAGGGACCCGGGGCAGCTCTGGAAATGGGCAAACGGCACCAAATTCAACAACTG GTTCAGGATCGGAGGAGATGGCGACTGCGCGTATCTGAACGAGAAGAAGGTCAGCAGCTTGCGATGCGCCAGTGAGGGACACTGGATCTGCAGCAAGCCAGATGCACTTACAGCAGCAAAGGAGACTCCAGTGGGACGAGGCTCGTAA